In Nostoc edaphicum CCNP1411, the sequence TAATCAATAGGATCAGTTTTGAGCATATAAAGTGCATCAATTTGCTCGGTAACTCGCATTGCACCTATTTCTGCTGCAAAAGCAGAACCAACTTGTCCAGCCATAATACTAGCGGTCAAAATTGGAGCCAATTCTCTGCAAAAAGCTAAGGCGAAAGCACCTCCCACAGCATTGACAGCACCAAATCGTACTAATTCTCTCGCTGTCTGAATAGTAAAAATCATTCCGGCAAAACCGCTGACAAGGAGAACTGGAGAGATAGAACCTGGCCCAGCAGTCACCAGATGTTGCAGAATCTTGCGATAGTAAGTTTTTCCTTGGAGTAAATGTAGCCACACTTGACCGAAAAGCAATACTGCTGCAAAACAGCGTGTAATCCAAGGTTGCTCAAAATTTGTTTTTGGTTGCAATTTTATCGTCCTTACGACTGACTTTTTTTGCACATTATGTTGTGTCAACTCTCCAAAATAAGACTACATACAGATACAAATGGCGGAAACCCAGCCAGATGTAATCTGACTTTCTCAATTACGTAGACGTACAAAGTGCTTCTTCCCGTTCGCGTAGCGTCTCCTGTAGGAGAAGGATATTAGGAATTGGTATTAGGGTATGGTACATGAACAGACGCACTAGATGTTTATCCTCAAAGTAGAGGAGGTGTTTGGGCATGGTTCAATTTAGCTTAGTAAACTTTAGCCGAAAATAGCACATAAAACATGTGAGCTTTTTTGCTGCGGCTCACATGCTTTGTGTGCTAAGGAGTTACAATCTCTGGTCTATCAAACAGGGAAAAGTAATTGACTCAACTCAAAGGGTTTAAAAATTTAATAATATTTCCAAATAATTCCAAATAATTTTTTATGAAGAGGATTACATACATAGCATACGCGTTATTATTAATACTGAATTTCTCCGTGGCAAATCTGGCTTTAGCATCTGTATGCCGCAATTACAATGTCTACGACGGGCTACACCACAAGATTTGTATTCTCAGTATCAGCCGAAGTGCCAAAAATTATTGGGAATACAGGGCAACCGTTAGCGTAGATGGAGTAAAAAGACCCACCGAGGTTTACAATTGTCGTGAACGAGTCAATGTTCAACAAAGTGGGACTGTTTTACCCTTTGAGCAAAAAGGCCCTCGTGAGATGATATGCAGCTTTTTTAATTCTTCTCGGCGGTAAATACGCGCCAGATAATGAAGACGGTGAAACCTAGATAGGCGAATACTGTTAGCCATTCTTGCCAGCTACCAAATGCATTGTTCATCAGCAAAAGCCGGAAAATTAATATTTCTCAATGCTACACGCTAACGTTACCAGTTGCTTGCTGTATCTTGGGAGACGAAGGAAGGCTACTCAAAAATTCTGAGTTAATTTTTCCGGAATCGATAACAATGGGGTGGTAGTACATATCAAGAGCATCGATATTATACTGAACCTCTATAACTAACCTTCGGGGAATATAGCCCCATAGCTTCCACCAAAAACCCGGTCATTAAAACCGGGTTTTTGATTTTACTTCTATTTTCGGTTTATTTGACTAGTTCAATCCTTCATTTAGGCTTGTCGTGACTATCGTTATATTTTGTACTGTTTGAATTCTCTGGGATTTCTGAATCATCTGTGTTATTAGACTTATTAGTATTTCCTTGGGTCTTAGTTGTGCCAAAAAAATAAACGACTGCAATTTTCACAATATCAAAGTATGCAGGGCGATTGCTCGGATCAACAATTGCCAAAGAGAGCGAACCTGCTACTAAGATCACTAATATAGGATGAAGCTGTTCTTGTCCAGAAAAATTGCTGTGTTTTTTTGTCATTCTTACTTCTGTCTCCAATTTCTAATTTTTTGGCTGATTTTTGACAAAAAAGTAATGTGTGAGATTGATAAAATCTTCAAGCACACAGGGATACTTAGAAACGAAACGTTTCACAGCCATAAAAAGCTTTGCAAAGGAATTCAGACTTTCACACTAGCAGCAACATTGCTTATTTAGAGTGTATGAGGGTATTCGTTGAGAGTGATTGAAGATGCGAAAGTCGAATATTATTTGTGATATTTTAACGAACAGATTCCAAAATTACTGTCGTCAATATTAAGCAAAGAAGAATAAGTCCGCACCGAAAAATAACCCAATAGAAAACAAAGGGTAGTAGATTCATCGCAATATGTGAGCTTCCGAAAATAGCTGATAAAACGTAAGCGATCGCTAGACCAAATAATCCCAAAGCAAAATATTTAATGAACTGAGAAGTCAAACGAAATAAAAAGCTGTGACGATTCGTATCCATATTTCCCTCCTGATAAATAAATACAAAATAACAGGGTTGATGTGACACTTTTTAGTACCATATCAACCCTGTTGTAGTCTTTTTCTAGACTCTCTTGGGCTGGAGAATTATTCACTTGTTCACCTCAAGAACGAAAACAATTTTCTACTGTTTCTCTAAAACTTGAGATGAAATTACTAGCTGATAATTGGTTAGAGCAATCAATAAAAACAACCAAACTCAGTCAATATCTAACAATTCAGATACCATCCAGCCAAATATCGGCGCGGTATTTCCCTTCTTGCATTTAGAAAAGTCTAGGCTGAGTAACCCAAACCCCTTCTTTAATAATCCCCTCAATCCCACTCGAAAGCGATCGCGATAGATAGATACCTGACTTTGCGTATCTGTCGGTAACTCCTCTAAATACCTATTTAGATCCGCATGAACGCAACGAAAAGAACCTCGGAAGGAGATGACACGCACCTCAAACTCTTCGGTTCCGATCTTGCGGATACTCACTTCAATTATTCCATCCTTGCAAGTGTGACAGGCAAGAATATCTTTCTCAAGTAACTCAAATAATTCTTGAGCAGAATTTGAAGTTTCAGGTGTTGGCATAGTGTGGTGTACCTCAGTGCTAGTTAGTTTAGCTATCCTCGCGATTCACACCTAATTTGTTATCGATTTTACATTTATTGTTATAGATTCTACATTTACTTGATTAATCTTGTCAATCAAGTTGATAAACAAAATTAACAACTTGATAACAATTGATAATTTAGAGTATAGTTAGTAGTGGCTTGTCAATACGCTTTTCTGTATAAATGCTAGGCGATGTCTATAACGGGCTACGCCAAGGCACGGGACTAGGGAGTAGGAAACCCGATAAACTTATAAAGGTTTGCGGTTGAGTCCAATACAGACCTAACCCCCAACCCCTTCCCTACTAGCGTTGGGGAGTAAGAATAAAAAGAGCAGATTTGAGTATAAAGCAGTAAGAATATATCTCACATCTACCTCACATATATATAAAAATAGTTTTGGCTGGAGAAATTTACTTCATGACGGAAATTCCTGAAAGTTTCTTGAGAGCGGTTACAGCCGAACACAATGTATCTGAGGCTGAGGTAAGTGCCTTACTTCTAGCTTTAGCTGGCCAAACGGCAGAATCTATTGCAACCACTCTCGAAATTAGTGCAGCCGCAGTGCGAAAGCGACTTGGTTCGGTTTACCAAAAGTTTGACATTGCTGGGAGTACTCCTGGGAAATTAGAGGTAATCAGGAGTATCTTCCAGGAAAGATATCAGTTATCAACAGTAGTTAATGCCTCATCCTGTTATGATTTTGGCGAAGCGCCTGATGTCCCGGTTTTCTTTGGGCGTGAGTTGGAGTTAGATGTTTTAGAGGAATGGATAAATAAAGACCGTTCCCGACTGGTAGCAATATTTGGGATGGGGGGAATTGGTAAAACAGCGTTATCTATCAAGCTGGCACAGAAAATTCAGGGACAGTTTGAGTATGTTGTCTGGCGATCGCTACGTCATGCACCCTCTGTTAAGGAGATTTTTGCAGACTTGATTGAGTTTTTCTCCAAAAAGAATGAGCCTAAAGAAGTAGGAATTTCGCAATTGATTGCGTTTTTGCGGAAACATCGCTGTTTATTGGTACTGGATAATGTCGAGTCAGTTTTGCTTGGAGGTGATTATGTCGGTCAATATCGAGAAGGATATGAAGAATATGGAGAATTTTTCCGACAAGTTGGGGAAATGCCTCATCAAAGCTGTTTAGTCTTAACCAGTCGTGAAAGTCCCAAAGAAATTATCACTTTAGAAGGAAACAATCTTAAAGTTCGATCATTGCAGCTAAGTGGACTAGAAAACATCGCGGCAAAAAGCATATTTGTAGGCAAAGGTGATTTTCTGGGTTCAGAGAAAGACTGGAACAAGTTAATTAATCAATATGCAGGTAATCCTTTAGCCTTAAAAATCGTTTGTAATACTATCCAAGAAGTTTTTGGTAGCAATATATCAGAGTTCATTAGTTGTGATATTTCCGTGTTATTTGGAGATATCCGCAATCTATTAGAACAGCAGTTTAATAGGTTATCAAGTTTAGAAAAGGAAATTTTATACTGGTTAGGAATTAATTGCAAACCTACTTCTTTTGTAGAATTACAAGCAGATATTATTTCAACTACATCACAACCGCAATTAATTGAAGCTTTAGAATCGTTACGACGGCGATCACTAATCTTTAACGAGAAGGGTTTGGCGAAATTTATGCTCCAGGCTGTAGTAATGGAATATATCATTAGTCAATTTGTTAATCAGGTTTGTGAAGAAATTGTTTCCGAGGTTACTCTAGAAAATATTTCCTTGTTAAAAAATTATGCCTTACTCAAGGCGCAAACAGAAGGAAAGACTAGAAATGCTCAAATTCGTTTAATTCTAGAACCAGTTGTTGAAAAGCTAATTAATAAATTTGGCAATAAAGACCGGATTAAAGAACATCTCTTAAAAATTATAAAATTGCTGCAAATAAACACTCCGTTGACATCCGGTTATGCTGGGGGGAATATTATTAACCTCCTTTGTCATCTGGGAATTGATTTAAGTGAATGTGATTTTTCTACTTTAAAGATATGGCAAGCATACCTAATCAATGTGAACCTGCATCATGTAAATTTTGCGAACTCTGACTTATCTAAATCTGTATTTACAGGAATATTCGATAGTATTTTATCAGTGGCATTTAATCCTGTAAATGGAGAAATTGTTGCTACAGGTGACGCTGATGGTCGCATTATTTTTTGGCAAGCTACTTATGGTGAGCAACTATTTCATTGGAAAGCACATGATAATTGGGTAAGAACTGTTGCCTTTAGCCCCGATGGTAAAACTTTAGTTAGTTGTAGTGATGACCATACTGTAAAACTCTGGGATGTTGCTAGCCAAAAACTTCTCATAACTTTTGAAGAACATACTAGCTGGGTCAGGTCTGTTGTCTTCAGTCCTGATGGCAAATTTGTCGCTAGTGCTAGTAGTGATAAAACTATTAGACTCTGGGATCTGGATACCAAAAAATTCTGGAAAATTTTCAAGGGACATAGCAATTTTGTTCGTTCTGTTGCCTTTAGTCCTGATGGAAAAATACTTGCCAGTGGTAGTGCTGACAAAACTGTGAAATTGTGGGATGTAAAAACAGGTAAATGTTTGAAAACTCTTGAGGGACATAAAAAATTAGTCCAGTCCGTAGTTTTTAGTTCTGATAGAGAAATACTTGTCAGTTGTAGCGATGACAAAACTGTAAAACTCTGGGATATTCAAACAGGGAAGTTATTAAAAACTTTAGAAGGACACACTAATTTAATCAATTCTATAGCCTTGAGTCCGATCCCCTCTTCACAAGGAAGAGAGATCATCGCCAGTTGTAGCGACGACAAAACGGTAAAACTCTGGGATATTCAAACGGGGAAATTATTAAAAACTTTAGAAGGACATAGTAATTATATTCAGTCTGTTGCATTTAGTCCCGACGGAAAAACACTTGCTAGTGGTGGTTATGATAAAACCGTTCGGTTTTGGGAGATCGGAAATTATCAATGTGTCCAAATCTTGCAGGGGTACACCAATTGGGTACACGATCTAGCCCTGAGTCCAGATGGGAAGAGAATTGCTAGTAGCAATGATGATAAAACCGTTAGGCTGTGGGATGTTCAGACTGAAGAATGTATCAGTACTTTAGAAGGACACGCTGGCCGCCTTTGGTCTGTTGCATTTAGTCCGCTAGGTGGGGGACTATTAGCTAGTGGTAGTGATGACCAAACCATCCGTCTTTGGGATACTCTGAGTGGACAGTGCGTGAAAATTTTGCCAAATAGCGATCGCATCCGCTCTATTGCTTTTAGTCATGATGGTCAAACTCTAGCTAGTGGTAGTATTGACTGCAATATCAAACTCTGGAACATTCGCACTGGCCAATGCTTTGAAACATTACAGGGACATACAAATTGGGTGCAGTCTGTCAGTTTTAGCCCTGATGCTGAAATCCTCGCCAGTGGAAGTGATGATCAAACATTGCGGCTATGGAATGTTCATACAGGAGAATGTATTCGGGTTTTGGAAGGACATACTATGCGAATATGGTCTGTTGCTTTTAGCCCGCTCCTCCCTTCAAAAGGGCAATTTGGAGGGCTATTAGCTAGTGGCGGTGATGACAAAACAGTACGACTATGGGATGTTCAGACTGGCGAATGTTGCAAAATTTTAGTCAATAATGATTGGATACGTTCTGTTGCTTTTAGTCCTGATGGTAAGATTATTGGCTGTGCTTGTGTTAATCACACTGTTGAAATTTGGGATGTTGACACAGGTAAACGTCTGATTATTTTGCAAGGACATAATAATTGGGTTCGTTCTGTTATCTTTAGTTCTGATGGAACTTTGTATAGTGGTTCCCAGGATGGAGCTATTAAGCAATGGAATGTCAAAACTGGAGAGTGTATCAAAACACTCATGTCAAAAAGACCTTATGAAGGAATGAATATCAAGGGTATTTCCGGTCTAGGGGAAGAACAAAAAAATACACTTAAAGAATTGGGTGCTATTGAAGATTAATTGGCTAATTAATCATAATGCTCTTTAATTGCACTATTTTAAATGTGTATTAGTTTCTTTTTGTTAAATCTCATTATTTTTTTGTGAGGATTGCCATTATGCCAAATTATATCGGTTGGATGATTTACCAAAATAAACTTGTTTTTATTATAGTTTCCAGATAATTTTTGTATTTTATATAAATTCAAAATAATAATTAAATGTCACAACTTAAACCTAAAAAAATTGAGCTATATGAAATTAAAGATATAGATCGGCTGCCTCAACTGCAAAAATTTTCAACAGCAGACCGCTTGGCAATGAAAGCAGTTGCCCAAGTATTGCCGTTCCGTGTCAATAATTACGTAGTAGAAGAACTAATTGACTGGGAAAAAATTCCCGATGATCCGATCTTTCGCCTGACTTTTCCTCAAAAAGAAATGTTGGCTCCTGAATCTCTAGACAAGGTTATTTGGCATCTGCAAAATTCTACACCAGAAGACCTGCGTCAAGTAATCAATAGGATGCGATCGCAACTCAATCCTCATCCAGCCGGACAAGCAGAACACAATATTCCCACTTTAGACGGAAAACAAGTACCAGGAATTCAACATAAATATCCCGAAACAGTCTTAATTTTTCCGACAGCAGGCCAAACTTGTCACACATATTGCACATTTTGCTTCCGTTGGCCACAGTTTGTGAAGATGGACGGAATGAAATTTGCTACCCGTGAATCAGGACTTTTCCAAGAGTATCTCCGCCAACATCAGGAAGTCACAGATGTTTTAATTACTGGCGGAGATCCAATGACAATGAAAGCTAAACATCTGGCTTTATATATTGAACCACTGCTAAATTCTGATTTTGAACATATCCAGACAATTCGGATTGGTACTAAATCGATCGCTTACTGGCCTTATCGCTTTGTTACAGATGAAGATGCTGATGATATCTTACGTTTGTTTGAGAAAGTGACTAGTTCAGGCAAACATCTGTCGATTATGGCGCACTACGATCATCCGACAGAAATTAAAACTGAAATTGCTCAAGCAGCGCTCCAACGCATTCGTAGTACAGGCGCACAGATTCGCACCCAAGGGCCACTGATGCGGGGAATTAATGATTCTCCGCAAGTATGGATAAAGATGTGGAAAGAACAAGTTCGTCTTGGTTGCATTCCCTACTATATGTTTATGGAACGAGATACTGGAGCAAAAAATTGTTTTGAAGTACCAATTATTCGAGCTTGGGAAATTTATCAAGCAGCAATACAAAAGGTGTCTGGTTTAGCTCGCACGGCTCGGGGCCCAGTCATGTCAGCACTACCGGGTAAAGTTGCAGTGGATGGCGTAACTGAGATTTATGGCGAGAAAGTATTTGTACTTTCTTTTTTACAAGGACGCGATCCCAATTGGTGTAAACGCCCTTTCTTTGCACGTTATGACGAGAAAGCAACCTGGTTAACTGATTTAGTTCCAGCGATGAGAGAAAAGGAATTTTTTTATGAGAATAAATTAAAGGAAATTCTGAAAATACAAAGTTGAATTGGGGATTGGGGATTCAGAACCGTCACCAAATAGGATAATAATTTATACCTCTTTCCAGAAACTTTTAAGAGATTTTATTGGTCTGGTTCTCCAAATTCTGCAAAAATCAGCTAATGTCATCTTCTGCTCAAGGTATTCCCGGATTACCCGATTTGACGCATCCGATTGAGCTTGTCCAATTTGGAACCGAAGCGCTCAAAGCTTCACTGTTATTAGTATTTTTGATCGTAGCTTTGGGAATTGCGATCGCACTGATCAGTTTTTCCCTGCGTCGCAGTCAGCCTGAACAACTTATATTCATTGGCGAGTGGGCTGTTCGTTATTCCCAACTGTTGCGGGGATTGCAGCATTTAACTCTAGTATTAGTTCTGTTAGTACCAGGATTTTTTCTCTGTTCAACTTTAAGCAATCGCTACCACCACTGGGAACAAGCAAAGGTGGCTCAAGTAGCTGAAAGTGTTGCTGGTGAGAAGCTCGAACAATTTGCGCCTCAAGTCCGCTACTCTATTCAAGAGCCATACTCATACACCACTCAAGTTGATGGCAAAATAGTTAAGGTAAATGAGACGCGAGAGATCAATCGCTTCTTAATGCTGGCTGGTTCGCAAATTCAAGTCAAGCTTGACCAAAGTGTAGATGTTCCAGGTCGTAGCTCAATTTATCGCGCAGATTATACTGCTGATTATAAAGTAGTTAACCAACTCAAGGATATTAATAATTTTTTCTTTGAAGCACCACCACCCAACGGCTCTATACTACTTAAGAGCTACAAAATCGAGCGTGACGGGACTAGGTTACAACCAACCAATCCGGGAGACTATGGTTTTCCCTTCCGGCTGCAACCAGGGGAAGAAACCACCTTTCGAGTTACATATCAGGCTAGAGGCGGGCCTCGCTGGGTTTATAGTGCAGGGGGACAGATGCTATCTAACTTCCGCCTTATAGCAATTGCTAACTTTGCTCCGGCTAATTTTGCCAGTGGTATTGAACCTGATGAAATTAAATCTGACGGACGCAGTACGCAATTTACTTGGAAATTCGACGATAATGTTTCAGTCAAAAATCCATTTGGAGTATTTACCAACACCGAGCCTATTGGTAACACGGGGGTAATTCCGCGTCTTTTATTACTAGCGCCAGCAATATTTTTATGGTGGATATTGTTGTTATATTTGTCACTGCCCATGAGTTTCAAAAATGTAGCGATCGCTGGTAGTATTTTCTTTGCTTGTCTATTGACTTTGACCTATCTAGCTCGCGTTATCAATGCTCAGTTGGCTTGGACTTTAATTTCCATCATTTTACTAATTTTAACGTGGGGATTAGGAGCTAGCCGCAGTGCTTCTCTGGCTGCGATCGTCGCCACTATTGCTGGAGCAGTGCTGCCTATTTTTGGATTACTAGTACCCTTCAGCGGACTCACCCTTAGTTTAGCGGGTTTGCTTTCAGCGGTTTGGCTAGCAGTTCGTCACTGGTATAGTTGGTACAATTTGCATCCAGAAGATCAAAGATTGTAGGGCTGTAGAAAAACGCTAAAGATTAGGTGATTCCGCTATGATTAGTGAAGTTTTCGCACACTTATGATTGAAGAAGAATTCAGAATTCAGAAGCGGAGCCGGAGACGCTCCGCCTCCGGTCAGAATCAAGACGTTCGCGGACTCGCTAACGCTGCGCTATCCACCAGTCGTAAAGAATTCATGCTGAATTCTGACTCCTGAATTCTGACTCCTGACTCCTGACTCCTGAATTCTGTTCGTTGAACTTTAGTGTTCTTGTCCTGTTGGTCGGATAAGGATTTCGTTGACATTAACGTGCGGTGGTTGGGTGAGGGCGTAAACGATCGCAG encodes:
- a CDS encoding MlaE family lipid ABC transporter permease subunit; its protein translation is MQPKTNFEQPWITRCFAAVLLFGQVWLHLLQGKTYYRKILQHLVTAGPGSISPVLLVSGFAGMIFTIQTARELVRFGAVNAVGGAFALAFCRELAPILTASIMAGQVGSAFAAEIGAMRVTEQIDALYMLKTDPIDYLVLPRVIACCLMVPLMTVLALVMGIIGGVFAASQFYKIIPETFLESVRNFLQPSDLFIILLKGFIFGVLVAVIGCSWGLTTRGGAKEVGESATKAVVTSWVSIFIMDFFLSLMLFEQPAF
- a CDS encoding KamA family radical SAM protein, producing MSQLKPKKIELYEIKDIDRLPQLQKFSTADRLAMKAVAQVLPFRVNNYVVEELIDWEKIPDDPIFRLTFPQKEMLAPESLDKVIWHLQNSTPEDLRQVINRMRSQLNPHPAGQAEHNIPTLDGKQVPGIQHKYPETVLIFPTAGQTCHTYCTFCFRWPQFVKMDGMKFATRESGLFQEYLRQHQEVTDVLITGGDPMTMKAKHLALYIEPLLNSDFEHIQTIRIGTKSIAYWPYRFVTDEDADDILRLFEKVTSSGKHLSIMAHYDHPTEIKTEIAQAALQRIRSTGAQIRTQGPLMRGINDSPQVWIKMWKEQVRLGCIPYYMFMERDTGAKNCFEVPIIRAWEIYQAAIQKVSGLARTARGPVMSALPGKVAVDGVTEIYGEKVFVLSFLQGRDPNWCKRPFFARYDEKATWLTDLVPAMREKEFFYENKLKEILKIQS
- a CDS encoding NB-ARC domain-containing protein; its protein translation is MTEIPESFLRAVTAEHNVSEAEVSALLLALAGQTAESIATTLEISAAAVRKRLGSVYQKFDIAGSTPGKLEVIRSIFQERYQLSTVVNASSCYDFGEAPDVPVFFGRELELDVLEEWINKDRSRLVAIFGMGGIGKTALSIKLAQKIQGQFEYVVWRSLRHAPSVKEIFADLIEFFSKKNEPKEVGISQLIAFLRKHRCLLVLDNVESVLLGGDYVGQYREGYEEYGEFFRQVGEMPHQSCLVLTSRESPKEIITLEGNNLKVRSLQLSGLENIAAKSIFVGKGDFLGSEKDWNKLINQYAGNPLALKIVCNTIQEVFGSNISEFISCDISVLFGDIRNLLEQQFNRLSSLEKEILYWLGINCKPTSFVELQADIISTTSQPQLIEALESLRRRSLIFNEKGLAKFMLQAVVMEYIISQFVNQVCEEIVSEVTLENISLLKNYALLKAQTEGKTRNAQIRLILEPVVEKLINKFGNKDRIKEHLLKIIKLLQINTPLTSGYAGGNIINLLCHLGIDLSECDFSTLKIWQAYLINVNLHHVNFANSDLSKSVFTGIFDSILSVAFNPVNGEIVATGDADGRIIFWQATYGEQLFHWKAHDNWVRTVAFSPDGKTLVSCSDDHTVKLWDVASQKLLITFEEHTSWVRSVVFSPDGKFVASASSDKTIRLWDLDTKKFWKIFKGHSNFVRSVAFSPDGKILASGSADKTVKLWDVKTGKCLKTLEGHKKLVQSVVFSSDREILVSCSDDKTVKLWDIQTGKLLKTLEGHTNLINSIALSPIPSSQGREIIASCSDDKTVKLWDIQTGKLLKTLEGHSNYIQSVAFSPDGKTLASGGYDKTVRFWEIGNYQCVQILQGYTNWVHDLALSPDGKRIASSNDDKTVRLWDVQTEECISTLEGHAGRLWSVAFSPLGGGLLASGSDDQTIRLWDTLSGQCVKILPNSDRIRSIAFSHDGQTLASGSIDCNIKLWNIRTGQCFETLQGHTNWVQSVSFSPDAEILASGSDDQTLRLWNVHTGECIRVLEGHTMRIWSVAFSPLLPSKGQFGGLLASGGDDKTVRLWDVQTGECCKILVNNDWIRSVAFSPDGKIIGCACVNHTVEIWDVDTGKRLIILQGHNNWVRSVIFSSDGTLYSGSQDGAIKQWNVKTGECIKTLMSKRPYEGMNIKGISGLGEEQKNTLKELGAIED